Genomic DNA from Fimbriimonas ginsengisoli Gsoil 348:
TCAAGCCCAGCCTTGCCGGCATCCAGAGAATGGTTGTTCGCCACCGAGAGGATGTCGAAACCGGCGCGGGAGAGACCGGAGGCGTTGGAAGGATCGGCTCGAAGCAGGACCTGCTTAGAGAGGGCAAACGGCCGCCGGGACAGGACACATTCAAGGTTTCCAAACGCGATGTCGGCTTTCCGCAATTCGTCGCCGGAGTCGGCGAAGATGCGATCGACGCCTTCGGCCGAGATCCGGCGACCGACGTAGCGCCCCAGCATCAGGTCGCCGACCGCGGCAAGATCGGCGGTCGGCGAACCGAGGAGGAGAGCAGCGAGGATCGGCGTCAATCGGATTTGGTCTTGACGCGCAAGGGAACGTAGAACGCCTTGGTCCAATCGGGACGGGCGGGGATTTTCCCGGCGTTAAGCTGCTTCTTCCACGCCTCGTCGGTCATTCGCTGCGAGGAAGGAACCAAGAACTCGAAGTAGGACAGCGTACTTCCCCGGGCCAGGAACAACTTGCCGTCGATCGGGACGACCGCGAACAGGTGGTCGGCCCGGCCGACGGCAACCGTCAAGGCTTTCCCGTAGGCGGTGTGGACGTCGGCGACCAGCGCCATGTCGAGGTCGTCCTCGGTAAGGGTGTTATAGCCGGTGGCCGTCTTCATGATCTCAACGTTGGCAGACTCGAGCTCACCTTCGATGAACCGAATCCGGTTGTGCTCATCCTTAGTCAGCCGCTTTCCGGCCAGCTCCTTGTCGCTCACACTCGACAAGAAGGCGATGAGCTTGTTCGCCTCGATGAAGTTGTCCGCGACCTGGTTCGACAGGAACCCACGCGCTTTCAACCCGCCGGCGGTCTGGTGCATCAGAGCCAACATCCGTCGATAGAAGGCGACGTTCGGCTCGACGTACCCCTTGACCGTTACCGGCTCCTCACCGTCGCCCATTTCCGCGTTGGATTGCTTGCCGTAGAGAATCGTATCGTGCCGAAGCTCGGCCCACGAGGCGAGGGCCGTGTAGAGCGACTTCTTGCCCCAGGCGTCGCTCCTCATGAATTTCGGATAGTTCCGTGGAGGGCTCGCGATGGTGGCGCGAAGAGAATCGAGCCAGGAGGAATAGAGATCTCGACTCCAATCCGATTGGCTCCGATTGGCGAAAGCCGCTTGCAGCCGATTTCGCTCGGATCGATACGGCCGCCAACCTTTCGGGTTGTAAACGGATGGGTGGGCGTCGAGAATCGACTTTGCCTGGGGGCTGCCGAGAACGGCCATCACGTCGAGCGGGCTCGGGAAAGGTCGCTTGTCGGGATCGCAAAGCGTCTGCAGGATCATGCTGTCGGGTATCGCCCGCTGCC
This window encodes:
- a CDS encoding DUF3160 domain-containing protein, which codes for MNKSNSVLTFAICLAASTTAHAQRAASLSSDLHEISNLAKVRKSVFLKAPHLAALRKNMFFTAPSDDKALYWVYGSNDYREIPSFVTTDNVLQIYHTFFESTLRGVEEKALLPELRKLTHDMVLQAEKTYRAQKGTPLAKPALKNLAYFAVADRLLNDGARAPDTARGLVDLELGKIQGATGRQRSSIFPYDLDYSQFIVRGHYSRTPALKQYFKGMMWYGLVPFSVAQRKGHTVTPLSEQIQQALLLADDLKASKSEGRWRRIYGATALFAGKSDNLTPQEWKAAASRVFKRTSDYGKPALLKTFATAVSKLRPASIVPKLKDGTNPSEVQLRFMGQRAIPDSMILQTLCDPDKRPFPSPLDVMAVLGSPQAKSILDAHPSVYNPKGWRPYRSERNRLQAAFANRSQSDWSRDLYSSWLDSLRATIASPPRNYPKFMRSDAWGKKSLYTALASWAELRHDTILYGKQSNAEMGDGEEPVTVKGYVEPNVAFYRRMLALMHQTAGGLKARGFLSNQVADNFIEANKLIAFLSSVSDKELAGKRLTKDEHNRIRFIEGELESANVEIMKTATGYNTLTEDDLDMALVADVHTAYGKALTVAVGRADHLFAVVPIDGKLFLARGSTLSYFEFLVPSSQRMTDEAWKKQLNAGKIPARPDWTKAFYVPLRVKTKSD